CCCCAAACTCGCAGCCTCAACAGTCCCACGCCGCCGACAACCGCCACGGTCGAGAGCAGCGTGAAAACTAGAAACTCCAATGGGGAGCCGCCGATAAGAGCGCTGGCAGCGTCGAGCACGGCGTCAACAGCGGGGTCGTTCACTGCCTCCGGCCGCGCTGCAGCAAACTTTCGCGCCTTAAAGAAGTCCTGCCACGACGATAGGAAAGTCGCAACGCCGCCGACAATCCACAACCATCCGACCACGGTCGCGGACAAAGGGCGAGCAACGTGACCAGCTGAGTTTACCGATGCAGACAAAGTCCACGGCTCCTTGAAAATTTGGCTCGCATTTTACGAGTTCTGGCTCTGAACAAATATAGCCGCCACCTCAGAACTCCCAACCCTGCAAAAGTTTCATCTCGCAAGCGACCGAATTCTAGCCGCCTCGCCCACTGCTGTTCATCTAGCCTGCCAAGTAGAATCACGCCCAAACGCGACACGCTCGTCCTGCGCTGTTAAGTTAAGCGACTGGCCAGTGGAGAATGCCGAGCAAGCAATTCGCTGCCGGGGCAACCGTTGAACACGCAACGCTTTCAATTTCGAATCGCGGACCTATTGTTGGTCACCGTCGTCGTCGCACTCATCGTGTCGGTGTCCCAAGATGGTTTGCTCTACGGCTCGTCAAATTCCCCGATTCTGCTCGTCGCGCTCGCCTGTGCTCTCGGCGCCGCCACCGGCCATTACGTGTCAGGGGCATTTCGCTTGGGATTAGTCGGCGGCCTGTTATTCGGCGTGTTCGGCTTTCACCTGGCCATCTCCGCATCATCGCTAGGCGCCAAAGTTGCCGAAGAAACTCTCTGCTTCCTCTGCGTCAGTGCGGGCGGCGTCATCGGCGGCCTGACTCCCGCGATGCTGCAGCAATGGCGCCGTGCCTCCGCTCGAACTCGCCGCAGCCTCCTACTAGCGGGAGTCGCCTTGCTGCTCCTCGCGGCCTGGAGATGGCGCGCGGTCAGCATTCAAACCGAATTTATTATGGATCTACAGGCAGCGGGCGGCTTTGTTTATTACTCGGATATCAACCCACTACCACTGATTCTCGACGAAGACCGGATGGATTCGCGCACCGAGTGGCTGCGAACATTCCTGGGAATGAGAGTTGTCCAGCGAGTGGACTTGCAACCCAAGGTCGACCACCGTCGGTACATTCAACTCATGGTCGAAAACCTGCCTAACGTCGAGGACTTGCGCCTACGCGCGGAACACATCGACGACGACGTTTTTGTAGTTCTGAATTCCGGCAAACTGCCGAAGCTCAACTCGCTCCGTTTCACAAGCCGCGCATTCGACGACGCCGCGCTCGCACGCCTTCATTCGCTCCCCAACCTTCTACTACTCAGCTTGAATGAGACGTCGATCACCGACGTATCGATTGAGCACCTAGCAACGTTCCCTCGATTACGGATTTTGTCCGTCTACAAAACGAAGGTGACTGCAGACGGCGTCAAACGACTGAGACTAAAAATCCCACGCGTCGTGGACAAATATTAATTTGCCCGGCCGCCGCCCCCTGCAACTGCCGCTCCAACTGTTCCCGCGAAAAATCATTCAACCGCGGCAGCGTCAGCAACTCGTCGCGTCCCGCGTCGCTAGTCGACGTCCCATACGCCGACAGCCACTCCACGTCGTCGCGCTCAAAAATCGACGGCGCGTTCTCCCCACCTTGCGAACTCGTCACCCTCTCACACCTACTCGGTCCAGCACAACCGGGTTGGGGCGAACCACCCCGCCGCATACAATGACTCGACGACAGCGTCGTGAGCTACTCTCGCAAAATCGCCGCTTCCACCCTCGGAGAGCGATCAATGATCGGCAACTTGCTGCGTCCTGAGTTGGAAGAGTTGATCGCCGCCAAGGAATGGGACGTCCTTCGCGAGGCGTTCTCCCAATTCCATCCGGCCGAAATCGCGGAAATCCTCGAAGACATTCCCGACGCCGACGACGTGCCGATCTTTCGCGTGTTGCCCCGCACGCTCGCCGCCGAGGTCTTCGCGCATCTTCCGCAGCAGCATCAAGAGATGCTCATTCGCTCCGTCTCCAGCGATCAGATGCGCTCGCTGCTGAGCGACATGTCGCCCGACGATCAAACGCGACTCTTGGAAGAACTGCCGCCGGAAGTCACCAAGCGGCTACTCGCCTCGCTCTCACCCGAAGAGTTGCAAGCGGCTCGCGACCTGCTCGGCTATCCGCTCCACAGCGCCGGCCGCTACATGACGCCCGAGTACGTCGCAATCCACGCCGGCCTCACCGCTCGCGAAGCCCTCGACTACATTCGCACCCATGGCCGCGACAAGGAAACCGTCAACGTCGTCTTCATCCTCGACGAAAAAGGAAAACTGCTGGCGGACATCTCGCTCGGCGCCCTCGTGATGGCCAACCCCGACGACCGCGTCCACGACATCCACCGCGGCCTGACGATTTCGCTCACCGCCAATTCCGATCGCGAAGAGGCGCTCCGCACCTTCGAGAAGTACGGCCGCATCGCCCTCCCGGTGACCGACTGCGACGGCCACATGCTCGGCATCATCACGATCGACGACATCTTGGACGTCGCCTCGCGCGAAGCGACCGAAGACATGCAAAAGATCGGCGGC
This sequence is a window from Lacipirellula parvula. Protein-coding genes within it:
- the mgtE gene encoding magnesium transporter, whose product is MIGNLLRPELEELIAAKEWDVLREAFSQFHPAEIAEILEDIPDADDVPIFRVLPRTLAAEVFAHLPQQHQEMLIRSVSSDQMRSLLSDMSPDDQTRLLEELPPEVTKRLLASLSPEELQAARDLLGYPLHSAGRYMTPEYVAIHAGLTAREALDYIRTHGRDKETVNVVFILDEKGKLLADISLGALVMANPDDRVHDIHRGLTISLTANSDREEALRTFEKYGRIALPVTDCDGHMLGIITIDDILDVASREATEDMQKIGGMEALDAPYLDVSYLKMIRKRGGWLSVLFLGEMLTATAMGFFEEEIAHAVVLAMFVPLIISSGGNSGSQAATLIVRALALGEVKLKDWWKVLRRELRTSATLGMWLGMVGFARIMLWQKLGWFDYGDHYYLVAATVWLSLIGVVCFGSVAGSMLPFALRKAGFDPATSSAPFVATLVDVTGLVIYFTVALAVLQGTLL